The following proteins are co-located in the Komagataeibacter sp. FNDCF1 genome:
- a CDS encoding FAD-binding oxidoreductase, whose product MSHLVVIGAGIVGLNCALSAQRRGWRVTLIDRDFEGDRASHGNAGGLAVSECVPLSLAGLGLRPLRWLVDPLGPLAIRPAHAPRLLPWYRALRKISQKGNFARIGDALAALNQHALDPFMAMLAELGLSGDLHRNGALSVYETDGAFLRDQPSWQFRRERGVRWREVGREELHALEPGLAPVFARAIMIEDWAHIDDPRRIVDRLRHYLAGHGARLVTGEATALVMAEDGGAGARLADGTVVRGDRVLVAAGAWAARLARTVGDVALLESERGYNTTLPHSAHRLSREVLFAEAMFVATPLSVGLRIGGAAEFAGLQAPANYRRSDALLALSRRYITSLDERDNHKWMGHRPATPDSLPVIGRSPHSPRVLYAFGHGHLGLTQSAITGELIGDLLDDRPTAIDLSPYGIDRFRRGGAHQAARPVPAPANHGRTRDAAIRQQEPAARTGSTP is encoded by the coding sequence ATGTCACATCTGGTTGTAATTGGTGCTGGCATTGTCGGGTTGAACTGCGCGCTATCCGCCCAGCGTCGCGGATGGCGTGTCACCCTGATCGATCGTGATTTCGAGGGAGATCGGGCATCCCATGGCAATGCCGGTGGGCTTGCCGTTTCCGAATGTGTTCCGCTCAGCCTTGCCGGGCTCGGCCTGCGGCCGCTGCGCTGGCTTGTCGACCCGCTTGGGCCGCTGGCCATCCGGCCCGCCCATGCCCCCCGGCTGCTGCCGTGGTACCGTGCGTTGAGGAAGATCAGCCAGAAGGGTAACTTCGCGCGGATCGGGGATGCGCTGGCCGCGCTAAACCAGCATGCGCTGGACCCGTTCATGGCGATGCTGGCCGAACTGGGGCTGTCGGGCGACCTGCACCGCAATGGCGCGCTGAGCGTTTATGAAACCGACGGGGCCTTCCTGCGTGACCAGCCATCGTGGCAGTTCAGGCGTGAGCGCGGTGTCCGGTGGCGGGAAGTGGGGCGGGAGGAACTGCACGCGCTGGAACCTGGCCTGGCCCCGGTTTTCGCGCGCGCCATCATGATTGAGGACTGGGCCCATATCGATGATCCCCGCCGGATCGTCGACCGGTTGCGCCATTATCTGGCCGGACATGGCGCCCGTTTGGTCACAGGCGAGGCCACGGCACTGGTCATGGCAGAGGACGGGGGTGCCGGCGCCCGGCTTGCCGATGGTACGGTGGTGCGGGGCGACCGGGTTCTCGTTGCCGCGGGCGCGTGGGCCGCGCGGCTTGCCCGCACGGTGGGTGATGTGGCGCTGCTTGAAAGTGAACGGGGTTATAACACGACCCTGCCGCACAGTGCGCACCGGCTCAGCCGTGAGGTCCTGTTTGCGGAGGCAATGTTCGTGGCGACCCCGCTTTCGGTCGGTTTGCGGATTGGTGGCGCTGCGGAATTCGCGGGGCTGCAGGCCCCTGCCAACTACAGGCGCAGCGATGCGCTGCTGGCGCTGTCGCGGCGCTATATCACCAGCCTTGACGAGCGCGACAACCACAAATGGATGGGCCACCGCCCCGCGACACCGGACTCACTGCCGGTCATAGGTCGCTCGCCCCATAGTCCCCGCGTGCTCTATGCCTTCGGGCATGGTCATCTGGGCCTGACACAGTCGGCCATTACCGGTGAACTGATTGGCGACCTGCTTGATGACAGGCCGACGGCAATCGATCTTTCACCCTATGGCATTGACAGGTTCCGCAGGGGTGGAGCCCATCAGGCCGCACGACCCGTTCCTGCCCCCGCAAACCACGGACGGACCCGTGATGCCGCCATCCGCCAGCAAGAACCGGCAGCCCGGACAGGGAGTACACCGTGA
- a CDS encoding sodium:alanine symporter family protein has protein sequence MEMLSRINEILWTPLVFFVLGFGLYLTIRTRGLQVRGLPDMLRLITSRESGDAGISSFQALALTLSSRVGVGSIAGVATAIAAGGPGALFWMATMAILGGATAYVESTLAQIYKARVNGTYCGGIPWYIERGLGVRRLALFAAFIALCLYAVFAPGIQSNNIGLAVAASFGINPIYTGAVVVSLLAFIIFGHRRRLIHFVEYMVPFIAGAYILMALVIIGANAGRLPGAIHLILSSAFGLNAVYGGIVGSAIMWGVRRALFANVAGVGEGTFGSAAADVAHPAQQGLVQCFSIYIDTLFVCMATGVMIIITGQYNVLGGGTPITVHLPGVEAGPAFAQAAVNSVFGGLGAPAVTFAISAFAFMTMIAFYYIAETNLSYLCNGRNRLAVQVLRIVTCLSVLNGTIRPSALIWAMGDFGYACLAWTNMLCLVFLARPALLALNDFYTQKARSREPVFDPVRLGIAHTLCWPRGTDTRVVETPTPFTEELVEPLHDDAFSLFTPTMPDTGQEKRP, from the coding sequence ATGGAAATGCTGTCGCGCATCAACGAAATCCTTTGGACTCCGCTCGTATTTTTCGTGCTGGGGTTCGGGCTGTACCTCACCATTAGGACACGGGGCCTGCAGGTGCGCGGGCTGCCGGACATGCTACGGCTCATCACCAGCCGTGAATCCGGTGATGCGGGTATTTCTTCCTTCCAGGCGCTTGCACTCACGCTATCAAGCCGGGTGGGCGTGGGAAGCATTGCGGGCGTTGCCACCGCCATTGCGGCGGGTGGTCCCGGCGCGCTGTTCTGGATGGCGACGATGGCGATACTGGGTGGTGCAACCGCCTATGTGGAATCCACGCTGGCGCAGATCTACAAGGCCAGGGTCAACGGTACCTATTGCGGCGGGATTCCATGGTATATCGAAAGGGGGCTGGGGGTGCGACGGCTGGCGCTGTTTGCCGCCTTCATCGCGCTGTGCCTGTATGCGGTTTTCGCGCCCGGCATCCAGTCCAACAATATCGGACTGGCCGTTGCTGCGTCGTTCGGGATCAATCCCATCTATACCGGCGCGGTTGTCGTATCGCTTCTGGCCTTTATCATATTCGGTCACCGCAGGCGGCTGATCCATTTTGTCGAATACATGGTGCCCTTCATCGCCGGGGCCTATATCCTCATGGCGCTTGTCATTATCGGCGCGAATGCGGGCAGGCTGCCCGGTGCCATCCACCTTATCCTGTCCAGTGCGTTCGGGTTGAATGCCGTCTATGGCGGAATCGTGGGGTCGGCAATCATGTGGGGGGTCCGCCGGGCCCTGTTCGCCAATGTTGCAGGGGTGGGGGAAGGTACGTTCGGTTCGGCCGCCGCCGATGTCGCGCATCCCGCGCAGCAGGGGCTGGTCCAGTGTTTTTCCATTTATATCGACACGCTGTTCGTATGCATGGCGACGGGTGTGATGATCATCATCACCGGGCAGTATAATGTTCTTGGCGGCGGTACCCCCATCACGGTCCACCTGCCGGGTGTCGAGGCTGGTCCCGCATTCGCGCAGGCTGCCGTCAATTCCGTGTTCGGTGGTCTTGGCGCGCCAGCCGTGACCTTCGCGATCTCGGCCTTTGCCTTCATGACGATGATTGCCTTCTATTACATTGCCGAGACAAATCTGTCCTATCTGTGCAATGGCCGAAACAGGCTCGCCGTGCAGGTCCTGCGCATCGTGACGTGCCTGAGCGTGCTCAACGGAACCATCAGGCCATCCGCGCTGATCTGGGCCATGGGCGATTTTGGCTATGCGTGCCTCGCCTGGACCAACATGCTGTGCCTGGTTTTTCTGGCAAGACCGGCCCTTCTTGCCCTGAATGATTTCTATACGCAGAAAGCCAGGTCACGCGAGCCTGTCTTTGATCCGGTCAGGCTGGGCATTGCCCATACCCTGTGCTGGCCCCGGGGCACCGACACCAGGGTTGTCGAGACCCCGACACCGTTTACCGAGGAGCTTGTCGAACCCCTGCATGACGATGCCTTCTCCCTCTTTACCCCGACCATGCCGGATACGGGACAGGAGAAACGCCCCTGA